One stretch of Amycolatopsis tolypomycina DNA includes these proteins:
- a CDS encoding FadR/GntR family transcriptional regulator has translation MSSTEISRRPSRPGADAKPGPTISDLYSSVVGAEEAQTKLPLLVARDIEERFIRDGWPVGRVYGSEAEMAAHYGVGRDVMREAARVLEARQALQVRRGPRGGLAVAKPSGTHLRVMVGGYAHLTGIELPEIVEAWVAIHVTAVRLIGAHRPGATPSGADVEQFAAQVIEWSGSGLLRRLRDIIAPLLPPMRLDQADAAPELIIGDLERGRGDEAARRTRVLLRAAARETLDRSASWSGTGVPAPLDQLRIPAFRIVRELMSEITPAEWVKGRPLGNEFDLAERLGVDRSVVRQAIRIMEDAETAVPLPGRGRGLMTRCPGSGPLSRQLCIHLAARGEPWDETARALGGLMIELAELAARKAGPADAALLDAAYDRLREPAQAAPISAVQPIERLQNQLAHNALLSLFVDGIKAYLSWSMRDELYAPSWVIDLYTRSTENVLRAIGRGDPAEAERLQAVKLETLAECRHMLLTAEHGLPDADL, from the coding sequence ATGAGCAGCACCGAGATCTCTCGCCGCCCTTCCCGACCGGGTGCGGACGCGAAGCCCGGGCCGACGATCTCCGACCTGTACTCCAGCGTGGTCGGCGCCGAGGAGGCGCAGACGAAACTGCCGCTGCTCGTGGCCCGGGACATCGAGGAGCGGTTCATCCGGGACGGCTGGCCGGTGGGCCGGGTCTACGGCAGCGAGGCCGAGATGGCCGCGCACTACGGGGTGGGCCGCGACGTGATGCGCGAAGCCGCGCGCGTGCTCGAAGCGCGCCAAGCGCTCCAGGTGCGGCGCGGCCCGCGCGGCGGCCTCGCGGTCGCGAAGCCGTCCGGAACCCACCTGCGGGTCATGGTCGGCGGCTACGCGCACCTCACCGGCATCGAGCTACCGGAAATCGTCGAGGCCTGGGTCGCCATCCACGTCACGGCCGTGCGCCTGATCGGTGCGCACCGACCCGGTGCGACGCCCTCCGGCGCGGACGTCGAGCAGTTCGCCGCCCAGGTCATCGAGTGGAGCGGAAGCGGCCTGCTCCGGCGCCTGCGCGACATCATCGCCCCGCTGCTGCCGCCGATGCGCCTGGACCAGGCCGATGCCGCTCCGGAGCTGATCATCGGCGACCTCGAGCGCGGCCGCGGCGACGAGGCCGCGCGGCGGACCCGCGTCCTGCTGCGTGCCGCGGCGCGCGAAACGCTGGACCGATCGGCGAGCTGGTCCGGCACGGGTGTGCCGGCACCGCTCGACCAGCTCCGGATACCGGCGTTCCGGATCGTGCGCGAACTCATGTCGGAAATCACCCCGGCCGAGTGGGTCAAGGGCCGGCCGCTGGGCAACGAGTTCGACCTCGCCGAGCGGCTCGGCGTCGACCGCAGCGTGGTCCGCCAGGCCATCCGCATCATGGAGGACGCGGAGACCGCGGTGCCCCTGCCCGGGCGCGGGCGCGGCCTGATGACCCGCTGCCCGGGTTCGGGGCCGCTCAGCCGCCAGCTGTGCATCCACCTCGCCGCCCGTGGCGAACCGTGGGATGAGACCGCGCGGGCGCTGGGCGGCCTGATGATCGAGCTGGCGGAGCTCGCGGCGCGCAAGGCCGGTCCGGCCGACGCCGCCCTGCTCGACGCGGCCTACGACCGGCTGCGCGAACCGGCCCAGGCGGCGCCGATCTCCGCCGTCCAGCCGATCGAGCGATTACAGAACCAGCTGGCCCACAATGCTCTGCTGTCCCTTTTCGTGGACGGCATCAAGGCGTATCTGTCGTGGAGCATGCGCGATGAGCTGTACGCGCCGTCCTGGGTCATCGATTTGTACACCAGGTCCACCGAGAACGTCCTGCGAGCCATCGGCCGTGGCGACCCCGCGGAGGCCGAGCGCCTCCAGGCGGTGAAACTGGAAACGCTCGCCGAGTGCCGCCACATGCTGCTCACTGCGGAGCACGGCCTGCCCGACGCCGATCTCTGA
- a CDS encoding acyl-CoA dehydrogenase family protein, which translates to MVGIPSIHESPFSTPEGRRIRDEVRELVPLIRENAAAGEELGCLPPATLDALHRTGLFRASVPREFGGYALGARDLAEIVAAVAAGDGSAAWLAMIASGFARVMLTFPEDAVREVYARSLEWPGPVVASASLFSERIQQASRVPGGYAIPAGGKWGFGSGCKHAAYVVVGIEVPAGPGSVLRAMALLEKGQYEIVDDWHVMGLRGSSSNSVRTTEEIFVPEQRVADLARMPERLDQLHEHYEGLGYQLDGRGQMLIPALETMAVTLGMAQGAFECFLDQSRRKKPFNLPYDTLAATPSVQVAAGKTHAMINAAECLLFGRADHIDRKARAREPFTAAEEAAIMMDLVHAGNVCGAAIDTLQLTLGSSTVSLRNPIQRFARDVRVALTHGSTRLDPSAEISGRHLLGQPPFTDGMAAVPGVAKAAETAQTAIPVPVA; encoded by the coding sequence ATGGTTGGGATACCGTCAATTCACGAGTCACCTTTCAGCACGCCTGAGGGGCGCCGTATCCGCGACGAGGTACGCGAACTCGTTCCGTTGATCCGCGAGAACGCCGCGGCAGGCGAGGAACTCGGCTGCCTGCCCCCGGCGACGCTCGACGCGCTGCACCGGACGGGTCTGTTCCGCGCCTCGGTACCGCGGGAATTCGGCGGCTACGCCCTCGGCGCCCGTGACCTCGCCGAGATCGTGGCCGCGGTCGCGGCCGGCGACGGGTCCGCGGCGTGGCTGGCGATGATCGCCAGCGGGTTCGCCCGGGTCATGCTGACGTTCCCCGAGGACGCGGTACGCGAGGTCTACGCACGGTCGCTCGAATGGCCGGGGCCGGTCGTGGCCAGCGCATCGCTGTTCTCCGAGCGGATCCAGCAGGCGAGCCGCGTCCCGGGCGGCTATGCGATCCCCGCCGGCGGCAAATGGGGTTTCGGCAGCGGCTGCAAGCACGCCGCGTACGTCGTCGTCGGCATCGAGGTGCCGGCCGGCCCCGGCTCGGTGCTGCGGGCCATGGCGCTGCTGGAGAAGGGCCAGTACGAGATCGTCGACGACTGGCACGTCATGGGCCTGCGGGGCTCGTCGAGCAACAGCGTCAGGACGACGGAGGAGATCTTCGTTCCCGAGCAGCGCGTCGCCGACCTGGCCCGGATGCCGGAGCGCCTCGATCAGCTTCACGAGCACTACGAGGGGCTCGGCTACCAGCTCGACGGACGCGGCCAGATGCTGATTCCCGCGTTGGAGACCATGGCCGTCACGCTGGGGATGGCCCAGGGCGCCTTCGAGTGCTTCCTCGACCAGTCCCGCCGGAAAAAGCCGTTCAACCTGCCTTACGACACGCTGGCCGCCACCCCGTCCGTCCAGGTCGCCGCGGGCAAGACGCACGCGATGATCAACGCCGCGGAATGCCTGCTGTTCGGCCGGGCGGACCACATCGACCGGAAGGCGCGGGCCCGGGAGCCGTTCACGGCCGCCGAGGAGGCCGCGATCATGATGGACCTCGTCCACGCCGGGAACGTGTGCGGTGCGGCCATCGACACCCTTCAGCTCACCCTCGGGTCCTCGACCGTCAGCCTGCGCAACCCGATCCAGCGGTTCGCCCGCGACGTCCGCGTCGCCCTGACGCACGGCTCGACCCGGCTCGACCCGTCCGCCGAGATCAGCGGGCGGCATCTGCTCGGGCAACCGCCCTTCACGGACGGCATGGCGGCGGTGCCGGGTGTGGCGAAGGCAGCCGAGACCGCCCAGACCGCCATCCCCGTCCCCGTCGCCTGA
- a CDS encoding FAD-dependent monooxygenase, translating into MREEPNADVIVVGAGPVGMTAAALLAARGVSVIVLEAQAEPVAEPKAISIDDESLRTYQAAGIADRIMRIVVPGTGTVYFGHDGRRLFQASGPAPYRLGFPFKNPFAQPELEHVLRTVLAENPHVDLRFGARVVNVAQDGRGVCAVTEVAGSVRARYLIAADGGRSTVRTLLGIGMTGRSYQDNWLVVDTLEDTRTERYAMHHGCPERPHVIVPGLDGRCRYEFALHPGEAEPGPDPGFALIERLLGPHRTIRPDQVQRAVVYRFNAVNADEWRRGNVFLMGDAAHMMPPFAGQGLNSGIRDAANLCWKLAGVLGGTLSERVLSTYEAERRPHVDATIRISERLGRVVMTTSERLATGRDRIIRRMLETDDGRNYLEQMRYRPANTIAAGLVRSGDLGAGTAVAQPRAFDAATSKVRMLDEPAGHGWTTIGVDVPAAAWSDAEPVCAMTGARRLHVVVGQTLPHAMANARVLVDVDGGLVREFEPYRGRFLLIRPDRLIAASWTPGDGDDVRAWLGQWIDDKEKKCDSPATTTTTATPASAR; encoded by the coding sequence GTGCGCGAAGAGCCGAACGCCGACGTGATCGTCGTCGGGGCCGGGCCGGTCGGCATGACGGCCGCGGCCTTGCTGGCGGCGCGAGGCGTGTCGGTCATCGTCCTGGAGGCGCAGGCCGAACCGGTCGCCGAGCCCAAGGCGATCAGCATCGACGACGAGTCGCTCAGGACCTACCAGGCGGCGGGGATCGCCGACCGGATCATGCGCATCGTCGTGCCGGGCACCGGCACCGTCTATTTCGGACACGACGGGCGCCGGCTGTTCCAGGCCTCCGGCCCGGCGCCGTACCGCCTCGGCTTCCCCTTCAAGAATCCGTTCGCCCAGCCGGAACTGGAGCACGTGCTGCGCACCGTGCTGGCCGAAAACCCGCACGTGGACCTGCGGTTCGGGGCGCGCGTCGTGAACGTCGCCCAGGACGGGCGCGGGGTCTGCGCCGTGACCGAGGTGGCGGGCAGCGTCCGGGCGCGCTACCTCATCGCGGCGGACGGCGGGCGCTCGACCGTCCGCACCCTGCTCGGGATCGGCATGACCGGACGGTCCTATCAGGACAACTGGCTGGTCGTGGACACCCTCGAGGACACCCGCACCGAGCGGTACGCGATGCACCACGGCTGTCCCGAACGGCCGCACGTCATCGTGCCCGGCCTGGACGGGCGGTGCCGCTACGAGTTCGCCCTGCACCCCGGAGAGGCAGAGCCCGGCCCCGACCCCGGTTTCGCCCTGATCGAGCGCCTGCTCGGTCCCCATCGGACCATCAGGCCGGACCAGGTGCAGCGGGCGGTGGTCTACCGGTTCAACGCGGTCAACGCCGACGAGTGGCGGCGCGGCAACGTCTTCCTGATGGGCGACGCGGCCCACATGATGCCCCCCTTCGCCGGCCAGGGGCTCAACTCGGGAATCCGGGACGCGGCGAACCTCTGCTGGAAGCTCGCCGGGGTCCTCGGCGGCACCCTCTCCGAGCGCGTGCTCTCGACGTATGAAGCCGAGCGCCGACCGCACGTGGACGCCACCATCCGGATCTCCGAGCGCCTCGGGCGTGTCGTGATGACCACCTCGGAACGGCTGGCGACCGGCCGGGACCGGATCATCCGCCGGATGCTCGAGACGGACGACGGGCGCAACTACCTGGAGCAGATGCGCTACCGGCCCGCCAACACCATCGCCGCCGGACTGGTGCGCAGCGGCGACCTCGGCGCCGGCACCGCCGTGGCTCAACCGCGCGCGTTCGATGCCGCCACGAGCAAGGTCCGGATGCTGGACGAGCCGGCAGGCCACGGCTGGACGACGATCGGCGTGGACGTCCCCGCGGCGGCGTGGAGCGATGCCGAGCCCGTCTGCGCCATGACCGGTGCCCGACGCCTGCACGTCGTGGTCGGCCAGACGCTCCCCCACGCGATGGCGAACGCGCGCGTGCTCGTCGACGTGGACGGCGGCCTCGTGCGCGAGTTCGAGCCCTACCGCGGCAGGTTCCTGCTCATCCGCCCCGACCGGCTCATCGCAGCCTCATGGACCCCAGGCGACGGGGACGACGTCCGCGCGTGGCTGGGCCAGTGGATCGACGACAAGGAGAAGAAATGCGATTCACCCGCTACTACGACGACAACGGCAACACCCGCATCGGCGAGGTGA
- a CDS encoding carotenoid oxygenase family protein — MDIDNKFLAGPFAPWAEENEAYDLDVEGRIPEDLAGALFRVSSNPRFVPLDLDRYHWWEGDGMVCGIYLREGRAAYRTRWVETDSMRVEVERGEAVYSGFANGGGTPRPLPPGAPPGKNVANTNVGIFDDHLLVYFEGGLPYSMHPETLETYGTYDFHGGVDVLCTAHYKIDPGSGDMLFFAATGPTITWLRAEAKTGAVIDSHSFDITVPVLMHDFAVTANHAVFFVTPAQFRLDHIMAGKPGVVWDEKSLPHGVQIVLLDRRTHTVTWHEVGGHWANTHFYNAYEDNGRLIIDGHRITRLGTPADQLDTPPSSHSWFPPAIPHRWTINLATGTVKEERVSGLAGEFPKINDDYTGRRHRYGYFVTTRGISRDIMSDGLAKHDYLRDTTVVVDGPGPLTSPSEPVFVPRADTIAEDDGYLLTLWWNRETNLTELLIHDAADLIRQPLARVKLPSRVPFGFHGSWADHAVLDHAITQQNQH, encoded by the coding sequence GTGGACATCGACAACAAGTTTCTGGCCGGGCCGTTCGCGCCCTGGGCCGAGGAGAACGAGGCCTACGACCTGGACGTCGAGGGCCGGATTCCCGAGGATCTCGCGGGGGCGTTGTTCCGGGTCTCGTCGAATCCGCGGTTCGTGCCGCTGGATCTGGACCGGTATCACTGGTGGGAGGGTGACGGCATGGTCTGCGGCATCTACCTGCGCGAGGGCCGGGCCGCCTATCGCACCCGCTGGGTCGAGACCGACTCGATGCGGGTCGAGGTCGAGCGGGGTGAGGCCGTCTACAGTGGATTCGCCAACGGCGGTGGGACCCCGCGGCCGCTGCCGCCCGGCGCGCCGCCGGGCAAGAACGTCGCGAACACGAATGTGGGCATCTTCGACGACCACCTGCTGGTCTATTTCGAAGGGGGGCTGCCCTACTCGATGCATCCCGAAACCCTGGAGACGTATGGCACGTATGACTTTCACGGCGGTGTCGACGTGCTGTGCACTGCCCACTACAAGATCGACCCCGGCTCCGGTGACATGCTGTTCTTCGCCGCGACCGGGCCGACTATCACGTGGTTGCGGGCGGAGGCGAAGACCGGGGCCGTGATCGACAGTCACAGCTTCGACATCACGGTGCCGGTGTTGATGCACGACTTCGCGGTCACCGCCAATCATGCGGTTTTTTTCGTGACCCCGGCGCAGTTCCGGCTCGACCACATCATGGCGGGCAAGCCCGGGGTGGTGTGGGACGAGAAGTCGTTGCCGCACGGCGTGCAGATCGTGCTGCTGGACCGGCGCACCCACACGGTCACGTGGCACGAGGTGGGCGGGCACTGGGCCAACACCCACTTCTACAACGCCTACGAAGACAACGGCCGCCTCATCATCGACGGGCACCGCATCACGCGGCTCGGCACACCCGCCGACCAGCTGGACACCCCACCCTCCTCGCACTCGTGGTTCCCGCCGGCGATCCCACACCGGTGGACCATCAACCTGGCCACCGGCACGGTGAAGGAAGAAAGGGTCAGCGGGCTCGCCGGGGAGTTCCCGAAAATCAACGACGACTACACCGGACGCCGCCACCGCTACGGCTACTTCGTCACCACACGGGGCATCTCGCGCGACATCATGAGCGACGGCCTGGCCAAGCACGACTACCTACGCGACACCACCGTCGTCGTCGACGGCCCCGGTCCGCTCACCAGCCCCAGCGAACCGGTCTTCGTCCCCCGGGCCGACACCATCGCCGAGGACGACGGCTACCTGCTCACGCTGTGGTGGAACCGCGAAACGAACCTGACCGAACTGCTCATCCACGACGCCGCGGACCTCATCCGACAACCGTTGGCCAGAGTCAAGCTCCCCAGCCGGGTTCCCTTCGGGTTCCACGGCTCCTGGGCCGACCACGCAGTACTCGACCACGCCATCACACAACAAAACCAGCACTGA
- a CDS encoding VOC family protein has product MSIVELGHTGFWVEDLAKMRDFYTRVLGLTVTDEDEELGIVFFSSRPEVEHHEFVLANGRTAPAGSLLTHQVSWRVDSLEAIVEFHQRFRAEGVQVQQEVTHGNAIGIYFFDPEGNRNEVYLRLDKDVRQPFRKSLNLDQDLEAILAEAERLLSDGGAAYQPVTTQPDPAR; this is encoded by the coding sequence ATGTCGATCGTCGAACTGGGCCACACCGGCTTCTGGGTGGAGGACCTCGCCAAGATGCGCGACTTCTACACCCGGGTGCTCGGCCTGACCGTGACGGACGAGGACGAGGAGCTCGGCATCGTCTTCTTCTCGTCCCGCCCGGAGGTCGAGCACCACGAGTTCGTCCTGGCGAACGGTCGTACCGCCCCCGCGGGATCGCTGCTCACCCACCAGGTCTCGTGGCGGGTGGACTCCCTGGAGGCCATCGTCGAGTTCCACCAGCGGTTCCGGGCCGAAGGCGTCCAGGTGCAGCAGGAGGTGACCCACGGCAACGCCATCGGCATCTACTTCTTCGACCCCGAGGGCAACCGCAACGAGGTCTACCTGCGCCTCGACAAGGACGTGCGCCAGCCGTTCCGGAAGTCGCTGAACCTCGACCAGGACCTCGAGGCGATCCTCGCCGAGGCCGAGCGGCTGCTGAGCGACGGCGGCGCCGCCTACCAGCCGGTGACCACGCAGCCGGATCCGGCCAGGTGA
- a CDS encoding aldehyde dehydrogenase family protein, with protein MALLDSGDWQGRIFSSGWVEGSGEVYDSTEPATGKILGRVGAAAASDVDRAVAAALRAQAEWAALPYAGRARVLRRAGQLFEEYQEEIAEWIVREAGTHPGFAAFQTSNGAAEECFEAAALAAAPYGEVLRSVEQRLSFSRRRPVGVVGVISPFNAPMVLAMRALAPALALGNAVVLKPDPRTAICGGVTIARVFAEAGLPEGVLHVLPGGAEVGAALVEHPRVPVLAFTGSTRAGKAIAAAAAQRLKRVHLELGGNSALIVLEDADLEKAASAGAFGSFHHAGQVCMASSRHLVHASVAGQYAELLVERANGAPVGDPAGGPVAVGPMIDERQLLAAHEIVTDSVAAGARLAAGGTYEGLFYRPTVLTDVPLTARAYAEEIFGPVAPVVAFGDLDEAARLAAGTEYGLSLGILTRDVAKGLALAERIPTGLVHINDQTVNDEATVPFGGVGESGNGSRHGGAAANLEAFTEVQWVTVHGEIPAYPF; from the coding sequence ATGGCTCTTCTCGATTCCGGTGACTGGCAGGGGCGGATCTTCTCCTCCGGGTGGGTGGAAGGCTCCGGTGAGGTGTACGACTCGACGGAACCGGCGACCGGCAAGATTCTGGGGCGGGTGGGTGCGGCGGCTGCGTCCGATGTGGACCGTGCGGTGGCGGCGGCGCTGCGGGCGCAGGCGGAATGGGCGGCGCTGCCGTATGCGGGGCGGGCGCGGGTGCTGCGCCGGGCGGGGCAGCTTTTCGAGGAGTATCAGGAGGAGATCGCCGAGTGGATCGTGCGCGAGGCCGGCACCCATCCGGGCTTCGCGGCGTTCCAGACGTCCAATGGTGCGGCCGAGGAGTGCTTTGAGGCGGCGGCGCTGGCTGCGGCGCCGTATGGTGAGGTGCTGCGTTCGGTGGAGCAGCGGCTGTCGTTCTCGCGCCGGCGTCCGGTGGGTGTGGTGGGCGTGATTTCCCCGTTCAACGCGCCGATGGTGCTGGCGATGCGGGCGCTGGCTCCGGCGCTGGCCTTGGGCAACGCGGTCGTCCTCAAGCCGGACCCGCGCACCGCGATCTGCGGCGGCGTCACCATCGCGCGGGTGTTCGCCGAGGCCGGTCTGCCCGAAGGTGTGCTGCACGTGCTGCCGGGCGGTGCGGAGGTGGGCGCGGCGCTGGTGGAGCACCCGCGGGTTCCGGTGCTGGCGTTCACCGGCTCGACGCGGGCGGGTAAGGCGATCGCCGCGGCCGCGGCGCAGCGGCTCAAGCGGGTGCACCTCGAGCTCGGTGGCAACTCGGCGTTGATCGTTTTGGAGGATGCGGATCTGGAGAAGGCGGCTTCGGCCGGAGCGTTCGGATCGTTCCACCACGCCGGGCAGGTGTGCATGGCCTCCAGCCGTCATCTGGTCCACGCCTCGGTCGCCGGCCAGTACGCCGAACTGCTGGTGGAGCGGGCGAACGGTGCGCCGGTGGGTGACCCGGCGGGCGGCCCGGTGGCAGTGGGTCCGATGATCGACGAGCGGCAGCTGCTGGCCGCACACGAGATCGTGACCGACAGTGTGGCGGCCGGGGCGCGGCTGGCCGCCGGCGGGACCTACGAGGGCCTGTTCTACCGGCCGACCGTGCTGACCGACGTCCCGTTGACGGCCCGCGCCTACGCGGAGGAGATTTTCGGCCCGGTCGCGCCGGTGGTCGCGTTCGGTGACCTCGACGAGGCGGCCCGGCTCGCCGCCGGCACCGAGTACGGGCTGTCTCTGGGCATCCTGACCCGCGACGTGGCCAAGGGCCTGGCGCTGGCCGAGCGGATCCCGACCGGGCTGGTGCACATCAACGATCAGACCGTCAACGACGAGGCCACCGTTCCGTTCGGGGGTGTCGGGGAGTCCGGCAACGGGTCCCGGCACGGCGGCGCCGCCGCGAACCTGGAGGCGTTCACCGAGGTGCAGTGGGTGACCGTGCACGGCGAGATCCCTGCCTACCCCTTCTGA
- a CDS encoding SDR family NAD(P)-dependent oxidoreductase, with amino-acid sequence MDLGLSGKRALVTGSSSGIGASVALMLAAEGAHVVVHGRDKERTAETAATIRDHGGRADEVLGDLTVESEAAAACEQILASGGVDILVNNAGGRYGGWERNGWLATPPGNWLETYKLNVVSTATLINRLAPVMAERGWGRVIQIASAVALHQPPHFPDYQAAKAAEINLTRSLSRSLAGTGVTANCISAGIIHTPGSAAELDDIAAELRLDGGWRANERHIAVDVFQQTTGRVGRPEDIAAAVCYLASPRADFVTGVNLVVDGGTD; translated from the coding sequence ATGGACCTCGGACTTTCCGGTAAGCGCGCCCTCGTCACCGGCAGCAGCTCCGGCATCGGCGCCAGCGTTGCCCTGATGCTGGCCGCCGAGGGCGCCCACGTCGTCGTGCACGGCCGGGACAAAGAGCGCACCGCCGAGACCGCCGCCACGATCCGCGACCACGGCGGACGGGCCGACGAGGTGCTCGGCGACCTCACGGTCGAGTCGGAAGCCGCGGCGGCCTGCGAGCAGATCCTCGCCTCGGGCGGCGTGGACATCCTGGTGAACAACGCGGGCGGCCGGTACGGCGGCTGGGAACGCAACGGCTGGCTGGCGACCCCGCCGGGCAACTGGCTCGAGACGTACAAGCTGAACGTCGTCTCGACCGCCACCCTGATCAACCGGCTCGCGCCGGTTATGGCGGAGCGCGGCTGGGGGCGGGTGATCCAGATCGCCAGCGCCGTGGCCCTGCACCAGCCGCCGCACTTCCCGGACTACCAGGCGGCGAAGGCCGCGGAGATCAACCTGACGCGCAGCCTCTCCAGGAGCCTGGCCGGCACCGGCGTCACGGCCAACTGCATCAGCGCCGGAATCATCCACACCCCCGGCTCGGCCGCGGAGCTCGACGACATCGCCGCGGAACTCCGGCTCGACGGCGGATGGCGGGCCAACGAGCGCCACATCGCCGTGGACGTGTTCCAGCAAACGACCGGGCGAGTCGGGCGCCCTGAGGACATCGCCGCCGCCGTCTGCTACCTGGCCAGCCCGCGGGCCGACTTCGTCACCGGCGTGAACCTGGTGGTCGACGGCGGAACCGACTGA